In the genome of Deinococcus deserti VCD115, one region contains:
- a CDS encoding ABC transporter substrate-binding protein: MKKLHRSSRPTAFLALIGLLTLAPHTSAQQATTVRLGFFPNLTHAPALVGLERGLFQKALGNVKLDPRHFASGTTLTEAFAAGQIDIAYVGPGPAITAATRGMPVQFLAGASEAGAVLVARKDTPIRSYKDLSGKIVAVPSLGNTQDISLRHLLSEQGLKSRADGGTVTVVPVPPADTVSALAGRRADAALVPEPWGAALEAKGHRVIGTEKTVWRGGKYPTTLVIVNARFAQANPALVASFLKAHASAVAFLVKSPAAAQTAVNAQMDKLTGEKLDVRVLQRAFARTRFTTILDPEAMREYAILNVNAGYARSVPDLAPFFRK, from the coding sequence ATGAAGAAACTGCACCGAAGTTCCCGGCCCACCGCGTTTCTGGCCCTGATTGGCCTGCTGACCCTGGCTCCTCATACCAGTGCCCAGCAGGCCACAACGGTACGTCTGGGGTTCTTTCCCAACCTGACCCATGCGCCTGCACTGGTCGGACTGGAACGGGGCCTGTTTCAGAAGGCCCTGGGGAACGTCAAGCTTGATCCCCGGCATTTCGCGTCCGGAACCACATTGACCGAAGCCTTCGCCGCTGGACAGATCGACATCGCGTACGTGGGGCCAGGGCCAGCGATCACCGCTGCAACGCGTGGCATGCCGGTCCAGTTTCTGGCCGGAGCAAGTGAGGCTGGTGCGGTCCTGGTGGCCAGAAAGGACACTCCGATCCGCTCGTACAAGGACCTGAGTGGCAAAATCGTGGCCGTTCCCAGCTTGGGCAACACGCAGGACATCAGCCTGCGGCACCTCCTATCCGAGCAGGGGCTGAAATCCAGGGCGGACGGCGGCACCGTTACGGTCGTGCCGGTGCCCCCGGCGGATACGGTGAGTGCCCTTGCAGGCAGGCGTGCTGACGCCGCGCTGGTCCCCGAACCCTGGGGAGCGGCGCTGGAAGCCAAGGGACACCGGGTGATCGGCACCGAGAAAACTGTGTGGCGTGGTGGGAAATACCCCACGACCCTGGTGATCGTCAATGCGCGGTTCGCTCAGGCCAACCCGGCGCTGGTCGCCAGCTTTCTCAAGGCACACGCGTCGGCTGTAGCCTTCCTGGTCAAGTCACCTGCTGCTGCCCAGACGGCGGTCAATGCGCAAATGGACAAACTGACCGGCGAAAAGCTCGACGTCCGGGTCCTGCAACGCGCCTTTGCCCGGACCCGGTTTACCACCATCCTGGACCCCGAAGCGATGCGCGAATACGCCATTCTGAACGTCAACGCCGGATACGCCCGCAGTGTGCCGGACCTCGCACCGTTCTTCCGGAAGTGA
- a CDS encoding DUF4395 domain-containing protein translates to MIVPPSTTAVRTPIRTDLSALKFNQLAVVSITLLALVLKLPVLTVVLGAAMLTGALRPDISPLRAAYRALGPLFGLKPEVVEEDPRAHHFAQGVGGTFLLASALLTLSGLTAAGAVLGVLVIALAALNLSKKICVGCLMYFQYRRMRYALLHR, encoded by the coding sequence ATGATCGTGCCGCCCTCCACCACTGCCGTGCGTACTCCTATCCGCACCGACCTCAGCGCGCTGAAGTTCAATCAGCTTGCCGTGGTGTCTATCACCCTGCTGGCACTCGTGCTGAAGCTGCCAGTCCTGACTGTGGTGCTGGGGGCAGCCATGCTGACCGGAGCCCTGCGCCCGGACATCTCTCCCCTGCGCGCCGCTTACCGGGCGCTGGGACCGCTGTTTGGTCTGAAACCCGAAGTTGTCGAGGAAGATCCCCGCGCGCACCACTTTGCACAGGGCGTGGGCGGCACCTTTCTGCTGGCCTCAGCTCTTCTGACGCTGTCGGGACTCACCGCAGCGGGCGCTGTCCTTGGCGTTCTCGTTATTGCCCTGGCGGCGCTGAACCTCTCCAAGAAAATCTGTGTGGGCTGTCTGATGTACTTCCAGTACCGCCGTATGCGTTACGCCCTGCTTCACCGCTGA
- a CDS encoding ABC transporter ATP-binding protein: MTATMETPRTDRQVAAQDRAQGDSLTLDKVTFRYGSGQAGLGPIDLHVEPGEFLCVVGPSGSGKSTLLSLLAGFLRPQVGQIRLADAPLNGPHPRLTLVQQEAALFPWLTVAGNVGFGLRSLPRAERETRVLDALRQVGLQGYEKRRVHELSGGQRQRVSLARALAVQPGLLLLDEPFSALDVQTRTGLADELLGIWWAHKLTVVFVTHHLDEALHLGRRVIALRGGEIALDAPAKSLSVQQLRAALEGQAGATPL; encoded by the coding sequence ATGACGGCCACGATGGAAACGCCACGCACAGACCGTCAGGTGGCCGCACAGGATCGTGCCCAGGGTGACAGCCTGACCCTCGACAAGGTGACCTTCCGCTACGGGAGCGGTCAGGCTGGCCTGGGCCCCATTGACCTGCACGTGGAACCGGGCGAATTCCTGTGCGTGGTTGGGCCGTCAGGCAGCGGGAAAAGTACGCTGCTGAGCCTGCTTGCCGGTTTTCTGCGCCCCCAGGTCGGCCAGATCCGCCTGGCGGACGCTCCGCTGAACGGCCCTCACCCCCGCCTGACCCTGGTTCAGCAGGAAGCCGCGCTGTTTCCCTGGCTGACTGTGGCGGGCAATGTGGGTTTCGGGCTGCGCAGCCTGCCACGCGCGGAACGCGAAACGCGGGTGCTAGATGCGTTGCGGCAGGTGGGCTTGCAGGGCTACGAGAAGCGCCGGGTTCACGAGCTCAGTGGTGGCCAGCGCCAGAGGGTGAGCCTGGCGCGTGCGCTGGCGGTCCAGCCTGGACTCCTGCTACTCGATGAGCCCTTCAGCGCCCTGGACGTCCAGACCCGTACCGGCCTCGCCGACGAACTGCTGGGCATCTGGTGGGCCCACAAGTTGACAGTCGTGTTCGTGACCCACCATCTGGACGAAGCCCTGCACCTGGGTCGGCGTGTTATTGCGCTCCGAGGCGGCGAGATTGCTCTTGATGCCCCAGCCAAATCTTTGAGCGTGCAGCAGTTGCGTGCGGCGCTTGAAGGTCAGGCCGGTGCCACCCCGCTGTAA
- a CDS encoding ABC transporter permease, with the protein MTTRLNPDLTRPETRGLSRWQVLSWQVSGLALILAIWWLVTDILKLYPPYVFPGPKAVWTEISYGLWGTGPQDGKLLAAIAGSLRRVLTGYLVAVVLGGLTGLLMGAWLPLRATLGAYLTGLQSIPSIAFVPFAILFFGLNERAVLFVVILEGFIPVALAVSGALLNVPPALRIAGRTLGARGLALTWRVLLPASVPNLLTGLRTAWSFAWRALVGGELLIAGAKSLGEQLEVGRNTANVALVLSTIIIIGLIGGLFDSLLRAVETRVRRDYGLEVTQ; encoded by the coding sequence GTGACAACTCGCCTGAACCCTGATCTGACCCGTCCCGAAACTCGCGGCCTGTCGCGCTGGCAGGTGTTGAGCTGGCAGGTGTCCGGCCTGGCTCTGATTCTGGCCATCTGGTGGCTGGTCACCGACATTCTCAAGCTGTATCCCCCGTACGTGTTTCCCGGGCCAAAAGCGGTCTGGACCGAGATCAGTTACGGCCTGTGGGGAACCGGTCCACAGGATGGCAAACTGCTTGCCGCCATTGCTGGCAGCCTGCGCCGCGTTCTCACGGGGTATCTGGTCGCCGTGGTCCTTGGCGGCCTGACCGGGCTGCTGATGGGAGCGTGGCTGCCCTTACGTGCCACGCTGGGCGCCTACCTGACTGGCCTCCAGAGCATCCCCAGCATCGCGTTCGTGCCGTTTGCCATCCTGTTCTTCGGGCTCAATGAGCGGGCCGTCCTTTTCGTGGTGATCCTGGAAGGGTTCATCCCAGTGGCGCTGGCTGTTTCAGGTGCGCTGCTGAACGTACCCCCAGCCCTCCGCATCGCGGGCCGGACCCTGGGAGCCCGCGGACTGGCCCTAACCTGGCGTGTTCTGCTCCCGGCATCGGTGCCGAACCTGCTGACGGGCCTGCGCACCGCCTGGAGCTTCGCCTGGCGCGCGCTGGTTGGCGGGGAACTGCTGATTGCCGGAGCCAAAAGTCTGGGTGAGCAGCTGGAGGTCGGGCGCAACACTGCCAATGTGGCGCTGGTGCTCTCCACCATCATCATCATTGGCCTGATCGGGGGCTTGTTCGACAGCCTGCTGCGCGCGGTCGAGACTCGTGTCAGACGTGACTACGGGCTGGAGGTGACACAATGA
- a CDS encoding phosphoribosyltransferase family protein — MDSLMVTIGGVSRTLPTVRTGNLGRVPLVEFIGDSEFTNAVAQEMLRLIPEGSEVLLTVVTNALPLAHEISDRSGLPYVCVRKKRRTYMQDPLIQDVPSMTMGVSETLWLDGPHAARLKGKRVAIVQDVVASGGTAQALARFVERAGGSVSGYIAAFRQGQTTLPVQYLQELPLSL, encoded by the coding sequence ATGGATTCTCTCATGGTGACCATCGGTGGCGTCAGCCGTACCCTGCCCACTGTCCGCACGGGCAATCTGGGACGCGTACCACTTGTGGAATTTATTGGTGACAGCGAGTTTACCAATGCGGTGGCCCAGGAGATGCTGCGTCTGATTCCGGAAGGGAGTGAGGTCCTCCTGACAGTGGTCACAAATGCGTTGCCGCTGGCCCATGAAATCAGTGACCGCAGCGGGCTACCGTATGTCTGTGTCCGCAAAAAGCGCCGCACCTATATGCAGGATCCTCTGATTCAGGATGTGCCCAGCATGACCATGGGCGTTTCCGAGACACTGTGGCTCGACGGACCACACGCTGCACGCCTGAAGGGAAAGCGCGTGGCTATCGTGCAGGACGTCGTGGCCTCCGGCGGCACGGCGCAGGCCCTTGCGCGCTTCGTGGAACGCGCAGGCGGCAGCGTCAGCGGGTACATCGCCGCCTTCCGCCAGGGACAGACCACGCTGCCGGTTCAGTACCTGCAGGAACTGCCCCTCAGCCTGTAA
- a CDS encoding nitrite/sulfite reductase, which produces MSDIEALKKEVPPFQIFDLIPQYAAQGFIDPERIDLLKWAGVYPQRPQEDGFLMMRVRVPTAEFSSATLREVANIAEEYGRGFLDVTDRQAFQFHWLTIDKIPQIFERLEPLGLHPKGACGDTVRAVIASPLAGLDAREIIDIRPLALAMEGTLTGNPDFQDLPRKFKMSITAVPELEGIHMINDIGFLAHRVNGEIGFDVWVGGGLGAVAHLAKRLGVFIRPEEVVEVGQAITAAYRDHGYRQNRKKSRLKFLIKDLGVEKFREIVENDYLGRKLQDGPAAPVARFGGNDVLGINPQADGLNYVVVATTVGRIDPLKARKLAELADRFGKGVLRTTAFQNMVIPHVRTEDLAELTAELETIALAPKTTLRGTTIACTGNQFCRLALTETKARTANLVDHLEPKFLELDVPFTINLTGCSNACTRYQVADLGFMGANKTDPDGTVHEVYNVHLAGSIGQAQRTGTKLKGAVPAERLNEYTEAVLADFSANKQPEESFVEYADRMGPERFTPDAVLGPKELVNA; this is translated from the coding sequence ATGAGCGACATTGAAGCCCTGAAAAAAGAAGTTCCGCCGTTCCAGATCTTTGACCTGATTCCGCAGTACGCCGCCCAGGGCTTTATCGACCCCGAGCGTATCGATCTGCTGAAGTGGGCCGGTGTATACCCGCAGCGTCCTCAGGAAGACGGCTTCCTGATGATGCGCGTGCGTGTACCCACCGCCGAGTTCTCCAGCGCGACCCTGCGCGAGGTGGCCAACATCGCCGAGGAGTACGGGCGTGGCTTCCTGGACGTGACCGACCGTCAGGCCTTCCAGTTTCACTGGCTGACCATTGACAAGATCCCCCAGATCTTCGAACGCCTTGAGCCGCTGGGTCTGCACCCCAAGGGCGCCTGCGGCGATACCGTGCGTGCCGTGATCGCCTCGCCCCTGGCTGGCCTGGACGCCCGCGAGATTATCGACATCCGGCCTCTTGCCCTCGCCATGGAAGGCACCCTGACCGGCAACCCGGACTTCCAGGATCTTCCCCGCAAGTTCAAGATGAGCATCACCGCGGTGCCTGAGCTCGAAGGCATCCACATGATCAACGACATCGGCTTCCTGGCGCACCGCGTGAACGGCGAGATCGGTTTCGACGTGTGGGTCGGCGGCGGTCTGGGTGCAGTCGCGCACCTTGCCAAGCGCCTGGGCGTATTTATCCGCCCTGAGGAAGTGGTGGAGGTCGGACAGGCCATCACCGCCGCGTACCGTGACCACGGTTACCGCCAGAACCGCAAGAAGAGCCGCCTGAAGTTCCTGATCAAGGACCTGGGTGTCGAGAAGTTCCGCGAGATCGTCGAGAACGACTACCTGGGCCGCAAACTGCAGGACGGCCCTGCCGCACCGGTTGCCCGCTTCGGCGGCAACGATGTACTGGGCATCAACCCTCAGGCGGACGGGCTGAACTACGTGGTCGTGGCGACCACCGTGGGCCGCATTGATCCCCTCAAGGCCCGCAAGCTGGCCGAACTGGCCGACCGCTTCGGGAAGGGCGTGCTGCGTACCACCGCCTTCCAGAACATGGTGATCCCCCATGTGCGCACCGAGGATCTGGCCGAGCTGACCGCTGAACTCGAAACGATTGCGCTGGCTCCCAAAACCACGCTGCGCGGCACCACCATCGCCTGCACCGGCAACCAGTTCTGCCGCCTGGCCCTGACCGAAACCAAGGCGCGTACTGCCAACCTGGTGGACCACCTGGAGCCGAAGTTCCTGGAGCTGGATGTTCCCTTTACCATCAACCTGACTGGCTGCAGCAACGCCTGCACCCGCTATCAGGTGGCGGACCTGGGCTTCATGGGAGCGAACAAGACCGACCCCGACGGTACCGTGCACGAGGTCTACAACGTTCACCTGGCCGGCAGCATCGGTCAGGCCCAGCGCACCGGCACCAAGCTCAAGGGTGCAGTTCCCGCCGAGCGCCTCAACGAGTACACCGAAGCTGTTCTGGCGGACTTCAGCGCCAACAAGCAGCCCGAAGAAAGCTTCGTGGAATACGCCGACCGCATGGGCCCTGAGCGCTTTACGCCCGACGCTGTTCTGGGACCCAAGGAACTGGTGAACGCATGA
- a CDS encoding phosphoribosyltransferase family protein, with the protein MRTHKVQVGPVTRELPIVEVAPGVSVALFNMLGDTEVTEAAGAELARMLPPEVDVLVTPEVKALSLAHVISRESGKPYIVIRKTQKPYMVDPVAREVVSITTGKPQLLVLDGFDVSKIRGHKVAIVDDVVSSGGTLHSLRQIIEEVGGEVAAVIAVFTEGQERPEVTALGHLPLFSSEATQG; encoded by the coding sequence GTGAGAACGCATAAGGTTCAGGTGGGCCCGGTCACCCGTGAATTGCCCATCGTGGAAGTCGCTCCAGGGGTCAGCGTTGCCCTGTTCAACATGCTCGGTGACACAGAAGTCACCGAGGCGGCCGGTGCTGAACTGGCCCGGATGCTGCCGCCAGAGGTTGACGTGCTGGTGACGCCAGAGGTCAAGGCGCTGTCGCTGGCGCACGTGATCAGCCGGGAAAGCGGCAAGCCGTACATCGTTATCCGCAAGACACAGAAGCCCTACATGGTGGACCCGGTCGCGCGTGAGGTGGTCAGTATCACCACAGGGAAGCCGCAACTGCTGGTCCTGGACGGCTTTGATGTGTCCAAGATCCGAGGCCACAAGGTCGCCATCGTGGACGATGTCGTGTCCAGCGGCGGGACCCTCCATTCACTGCGGCAGATCATCGAGGAGGTGGGGGGCGAGGTCGCAGCTGTCATTGCGGTCTTTACAGAAGGTCAGGAGCGGCCTGAAGTCACGGCGCTGGGCCATCTCCCGCTGTTTTCCAGTGAGGCCACTCAAGGCTGA
- a CDS encoding MATE family efflux transporter: MTAAPTSSPSSESIQSPAREISSIAVPVSLEMVIQLLLTFVNQVIVGTLGAVAVAAVGLTGSLSFLFFITLGALGSGTSILVARRAGASDPLGVNHTLTVALVFSGVVAGVLTVPIVLGASSLLRLAGAAPEVTATATPYMQVAMLSFVPGILGWILSGALRSLGHARTPLIATTIAVLVEVVAAYGLVFGTGPLPQLGVVGAAWALVISNVLKVVLLAYQVYGPRCLARLTLPRPGTRRGIIGPLVNVSAPLAFTEFAWSLGGFLYAAVFARVGTEALAASQIVGTLEGIFIVGSFGLMSAATVLIGRSLGAGDAQGARTWLRRITHAGLITGVGFGVLFGLSALVVPGLFPKVGAEVHHIALVGILLGAVIQVVKVRNMIVGGGVLPGAGDGKGVIIGDVVGAFIVGLPLAIWLGLYTPLGVWGVFLARALEEIVKVCVFEWRRRRIDWEKLALEQRGKEPAPAH, encoded by the coding sequence ATGACTGCCGCGCCCACCTCATCCCCTTCTTCTGAATCGATCCAGTCTCCGGCGCGGGAAATCAGCTCTATCGCCGTGCCGGTAAGCCTGGAAATGGTTATTCAGCTGCTGCTGACCTTCGTGAACCAGGTGATCGTCGGAACGCTGGGTGCTGTCGCTGTGGCTGCGGTGGGCCTGACCGGCAGTCTCAGCTTCCTGTTTTTCATTACCCTGGGCGCCCTGGGCAGCGGGACCAGCATTCTGGTGGCCCGGCGGGCGGGGGCCAGTGACCCGCTTGGGGTCAACCACACGCTGACAGTGGCCCTGGTATTCAGCGGCGTGGTGGCTGGCGTGCTGACGGTGCCAATCGTGCTGGGGGCCAGCAGCCTGCTGCGGCTGGCTGGGGCCGCCCCGGAGGTCACCGCCACCGCCACGCCTTATATGCAGGTGGCCATGCTCTCGTTCGTGCCGGGCATTCTGGGATGGATTCTCAGCGGCGCCTTGCGTTCCCTGGGCCATGCCCGGACGCCCCTGATTGCCACGACCATCGCTGTGCTGGTCGAGGTCGTGGCAGCCTACGGACTGGTATTTGGTACCGGCCCGCTGCCACAACTGGGCGTGGTGGGAGCAGCCTGGGCGCTGGTCATCAGCAATGTCCTGAAAGTGGTGCTGCTGGCCTATCAGGTGTATGGACCGCGCTGCCTGGCCCGCCTGACGCTGCCCAGGCCCGGAACCCGCCGCGGCATCATTGGTCCACTGGTCAACGTCTCGGCTCCACTGGCCTTCACCGAGTTCGCCTGGAGTCTGGGAGGGTTTCTGTACGCGGCTGTGTTTGCGCGCGTGGGCACCGAGGCGCTGGCGGCCAGCCAGATCGTGGGCACCCTGGAAGGCATCTTTATAGTCGGCTCGTTCGGGCTGATGAGCGCGGCCACGGTGCTGATCGGGCGCAGCCTGGGTGCGGGGGATGCTCAGGGTGCCCGGACCTGGTTGCGGCGGATCACCCATGCCGGGCTGATCACAGGAGTGGGCTTCGGGGTGCTGTTCGGTCTCAGTGCTCTGGTGGTACCCGGACTGTTTCCCAAGGTGGGTGCGGAGGTGCACCATATCGCCCTGGTGGGCATTCTGCTGGGCGCAGTCATTCAGGTGGTCAAGGTGCGGAACATGATTGTTGGGGGCGGAGTGCTGCCCGGCGCTGGTGACGGTAAAGGCGTCATCATCGGCGATGTCGTGGGCGCGTTCATTGTTGGCCTGCCGCTGGCGATCTGGCTGGGGCTGTACACGCCGCTGGGTGTGTGGGGAGTGTTCCTGGCGCGTGCTCTGGAGGAGATCGTCAAGGTCTGCGTGTTCGAGTGGCGCCGCCGCCGTATCGACTGGGAGAAGCTTGCCCTGGAGCAGCGCGGTAAGGAACCGGCTCCTGCGCATTGA
- the sat gene encoding sulfate adenylyltransferase yields MTILLSETAILPTPLGGTLVNALHRPGHDFDPAELRDLPRLALSERSAADLEMLGTGAYSPLRGFVGEADYLSIIERMRLADGTPWSIPITLPVTREQASELSGRVVLTHGGQDVGWIDVQEKFEARKSFEAREVYRTEDPAHPGVAALLAQGDVNLSGPVALFDVPRGAFPRHHRTPAEVRAVIEARGWRSTVAFQTRNPIHRAHEYLQKVALELVDGLLLHPLVGATKGDDVPADTRVKAYEVLLDNYYPQERTLLSVYPAAMRYAGPREAILHALSRRNYGVTHFIVGRDHAGVGSYYGTYDAQEIFSAYAPQELGIQILKFEHTFYCQSCGQLVSPRTCPHDSSHHLVLSGTKVREKLRAGETLPAEFTRPEVAEVLREAYAAQG; encoded by the coding sequence ATGACGATCCTGCTTTCCGAAACTGCCATCCTGCCCACCCCTCTTGGCGGCACCCTGGTCAATGCCCTGCACCGTCCCGGTCACGACTTCGATCCGGCAGAACTGCGGGATCTGCCCCGTCTGGCCCTCAGCGAACGCAGCGCCGCCGACCTGGAAATGCTGGGCACCGGCGCTTACTCGCCGCTGCGCGGTTTCGTTGGCGAGGCCGATTACCTCAGCATCATCGAGCGGATGCGTCTGGCTGACGGCACGCCCTGGAGCATTCCGATCACGCTGCCGGTCACGCGTGAGCAGGCCAGCGAACTGAGCGGCCGCGTGGTCCTGACCCACGGCGGGCAGGATGTCGGCTGGATCGACGTGCAGGAGAAGTTTGAGGCCCGTAAGAGCTTCGAGGCGCGTGAGGTGTACCGCACCGAGGACCCGGCACACCCCGGAGTGGCAGCGCTGCTGGCCCAGGGCGACGTCAACCTGTCAGGACCGGTGGCCCTGTTCGACGTGCCGCGCGGTGCATTTCCCCGTCATCACCGCACTCCGGCAGAAGTGCGCGCAGTGATCGAGGCCCGTGGCTGGCGCAGCACGGTGGCCTTCCAGACCCGCAACCCCATCCACCGTGCCCACGAGTACCTGCAGAAGGTGGCGCTGGAACTGGTTGACGGCCTGCTGCTGCATCCGCTGGTCGGGGCCACCAAGGGTGACGACGTGCCGGCCGATACCCGCGTCAAGGCCTACGAAGTGCTGCTCGACAACTACTACCCCCAGGAACGCACCCTGCTGAGCGTGTACCCGGCCGCCATGCGCTATGCCGGTCCGCGTGAGGCGATCCTGCATGCCCTGTCGCGGCGCAATTACGGCGTGACCCACTTCATCGTGGGACGCGATCACGCCGGCGTGGGCAGCTATTACGGCACCTACGACGCGCAGGAGATCTTCAGTGCCTACGCGCCCCAGGAACTGGGCATTCAGATTCTCAAGTTCGAGCACACCTTCTATTGCCAGTCCTGCGGGCAGCTGGTCAGCCCCCGCACCTGCCCCCACGATTCCAGTCATCACCTGGTTCTCAGCGGAACCAAGGTCCGCGAGAAGCTGCGTGCTGGCGAAACCCTGCCGGCCGAGTTCACCCGTCCCGAGGTAGCTGAAGTGCTGCGCGAGGCGTACGCCGCCCAGGGTTAA
- the cysC gene encoding adenylyl-sulfate kinase encodes MTATLQRESVGTGRVVWFTGLSGAGKSTLASALYEELIARGEQVELLDGDAVRENLSKGLGFTKADRDTNVRRIAFVAGLLAKHGVTVLVSAISPYAETRREVLANLPNPTEVFVDAPLAVVTERDVKGLYLKALAGEIPHFTGVSDPYEAPENPDLHLRTDRISVQDGLKQLLDHLGVNA; translated from the coding sequence ATGACCGCAACCCTGCAGCGTGAAAGTGTCGGAACCGGCCGCGTCGTCTGGTTCACCGGTCTGTCAGGTGCCGGCAAGAGCACCCTGGCCAGCGCCCTGTACGAGGAACTGATCGCCCGTGGTGAACAGGTCGAGTTGCTCGACGGCGACGCAGTGCGCGAGAACCTCAGCAAGGGCCTGGGGTTTACCAAGGCTGACCGCGACACCAACGTGCGCCGCATCGCCTTCGTGGCCGGACTGCTGGCAAAGCACGGCGTCACGGTCCTGGTCAGCGCAATCAGCCCTTACGCCGAGACCCGCCGCGAGGTACTGGCCAACCTGCCCAACCCCACGGAAGTGTTCGTGGACGCCCCGCTGGCCGTGGTAACTGAACGCGACGTCAAGGGGCTGTATCTGAAGGCCCTTGCCGGCGAGATCCCGCACTTCACAGGGGTCAGCGATCCTTACGAGGCGCCCGAGAATCCGGATCTGCACCTGCGCACCGACCGCATCAGCGTGCAAGACGGGCTTAAGCAGCTGCTTGATCATCTGGGGGTGAATGCATGA
- a CDS encoding phosphoadenylyl-sulfate reductase → MTAVNDRPEVRTPEQGGVPLTTEPRAPRGERGVADRSAPAFGPETDPLDVIRWALEAHPDVVMPSAFNLNGVVLLDLAVRAGYRGEVVFVDTGYHFPETLQTRDRLAERYPELSFVTLNAGAHPEDGQTPSDLYASDPDACCAVRKVAPLQSHLRQKAPSALLNARSREQATTRADIPFVETGVRVKVNPLAHWTREQLEAYATQNDLPVNPLYWDGFLSVGCWTCTRAVRPGEDARAGRWAGKGKTECGLWAGNNAL, encoded by the coding sequence ATGACTGCCGTCAATGACCGTCCCGAGGTCCGCACGCCTGAGCAGGGCGGTGTGCCTCTGACCACCGAGCCCCGTGCCCCGCGCGGTGAACGAGGTGTAGCCGACCGGAGCGCTCCAGCGTTTGGTCCCGAGACTGATCCGCTCGACGTGATTCGCTGGGCACTGGAAGCCCACCCGGACGTCGTGATGCCCAGTGCTTTCAACCTCAACGGAGTGGTGCTGCTGGATCTGGCAGTCAGAGCCGGCTACCGGGGCGAGGTTGTGTTTGTCGATACCGGGTACCACTTTCCCGAAACCCTGCAGACCCGCGACCGGCTAGCTGAGCGTTATCCGGAACTGAGCTTCGTGACGCTGAATGCCGGGGCCCACCCGGAAGATGGCCAGACGCCCTCCGATCTGTACGCCAGCGATCCGGACGCCTGCTGCGCCGTGCGTAAGGTCGCGCCGCTGCAGAGCCACCTGCGTCAGAAAGCCCCCTCTGCCCTGCTCAACGCCCGCAGCCGTGAACAGGCCACCACCCGCGCCGACATCCCGTTTGTCGAAACAGGTGTGCGCGTCAAGGTCAATCCGCTGGCCCACTGGACGCGTGAACAGCTCGAAGCGTACGCCACCCAGAATGATCTTCCGGTCAATCCGCTGTACTGGGACGGCTTTCTGAGTGTGGGCTGCTGGACGTGCACGCGTGCCGTTCGCCCCGGCGAGGACGCCCGAGCGGGGCGCTGGGCCGGTAAGGGCAAGACCGAGTGTGGCCTGTGGGCCGGCAATAACGCCCTCTGA
- a CDS encoding UbiA family prenyltransferase, which produces MPNPALFPLLPFHRLLTVSRPALWVNTVGTLVTGLWLTGHLYRLDASLLLLLVYLTLPFNLLIYGLNDLSDREVDARSSRKGGWQGARLTPGEARPLLRSTLLLNVPFLLALALLLPLKATLLLLGSAVLFAAYSLPPLRLKARPFLDGLSNVAYALPLALPALVLGAPVPWAPLLALMAYSVGKHAFDAAQDIPADRAAGTRTVATTLGVQGTARYALFWFLLAGACLWPVSRLTALALWLTCAGMALALHIRPTLQQASRLYPLSIVTPWIVGAVAGVQLVAGLVRGS; this is translated from the coding sequence GTGCCGAACCCTGCCCTCTTTCCCCTCCTGCCCTTTCACCGGCTGCTGACCGTTTCTCGTCCCGCACTGTGGGTCAACACGGTTGGCACGCTGGTCACGGGCCTGTGGCTGACCGGCCATCTCTACCGGCTGGATGCCAGCCTGCTGCTGCTGCTGGTGTATCTGACCCTGCCCTTCAACCTGCTGATCTATGGCCTGAATGACCTGTCCGACCGCGAGGTGGACGCCCGGTCCAGCCGCAAGGGAGGCTGGCAGGGCGCGCGCCTGACCCCTGGCGAAGCCCGCCCACTGCTCAGGTCCACGCTGCTGCTGAATGTGCCGTTCCTGCTGGCTCTCGCGCTGCTGCTCCCGCTGAAGGCCACGCTTCTGCTGCTGGGCTCTGCCGTGTTGTTCGCGGCCTACAGTCTTCCTCCCCTGCGCCTGAAGGCGCGGCCTTTCCTCGACGGCCTGAGCAACGTCGCCTATGCCCTGCCGCTGGCTCTGCCTGCGCTGGTCCTGGGCGCCCCGGTTCCCTGGGCACCGCTCCTGGCCCTGATGGCCTATTCGGTCGGGAAACATGCCTTCGACGCAGCTCAGGACATCCCCGCCGACCGCGCTGCAGGGACCCGGACGGTCGCCACAACCCTAGGGGTGCAGGGAACCGCCCGCTATGCCCTGTTCTGGTTTCTGCTGGCCGGCGCCTGCCTGTGGCCGGTCAGCCGTCTGACAGCCCTGGCGCTGTGGCTGACATGTGCCGGTATGGCGCTGGCGCTGCACATACGTCCGACGCTTCAGCAGGCTTCACGTCTGTATCCGCTGAGTATCGTGACTCCCTGGATCGTGGGCGCGGTGGCGGGTGTGCAGCTGGTGGCGGGGCTGGTGCGGGGCAGCTGA